The DNA window CTACTTCATCAGCGATAGAAAGCGTTGAGAGATCTAATTCGGTCTTGCCTTCACTCTTCTTTGCTAGATACAAAAGCATCGCTGCAGTGTCATCCCAATTCATATCCCAAAAAATAAACTATTTACTTAAAAATGTTATGGTACTTAAAAATAAGTAAAAAGAAAAAAATAGTAATTTAATCGCTCAAAGATTAGGAAAAACTGGGCTAGATTTTCTTTCCGCAACACGAAAATCTCGTGGATGTAACGGTCGTTTCTCCGACAAACCATCAAGATCAAATTGACATGCGTAAAGCGAGCCTTGTTCAAATCTATATCCTTTGGGTAAATCATAAAACTCATGCAATACTGCATCTTGAACTCCCCATACGATTTTATCCTGCAAGACCTCACGTCGCGGTCCTCCTTCATTCCTATTCCAACCCATTCCTCCACTCTGTTCATAGAGCCGATGTCCTGCTCGAACGACTTTTCCAATGAACTCATCACGCACGTATTCATTCGATCCACGCAGACACTGATCAAGAAATGCTTCTCGGGGATTAAAATTCCAAAGACCCTCATTATACCTGGCACAATAATCTCTTTTTACACGTTCAATAAATTCATTGCGCGGATTACCAAAAAGATTAATCAATCTATCAAAGAAAAAGCTGTACGCCGATCCATCACCGGGACAGCTAATGTAATCCAATACTAATGCGGGTCGTACTGCTAATTCTGATAGAAAATTAAATTTTTCAAGGGCCTCTTTAGAGGAAAAATCAACATCGAGACTTTGCACTCCTCCTTCCAATACTTTAGATATTTTTTGTTCATTATTCATTTTCTCTTCCGCAATTTAGAGTCTGCCGACTAGTTCAATAAAATCAATCCCTATGCCTCGTTAGAAAAAAGAACATAAAGATTCAACAATCCGTTTTCTCCATCCTCCACGTGATTTGGAAAATTCTGCAGGTTTACCAAACCAAAGAACTCCTCCGCGTCATCACGCAAGTAAGAGAAAACAATCTAACAAGAAGTAGTAGTTGTAGTAGTAAGAAAATTGTTCAACGATTCTACAACATTTTGTCTCATAACTATATCTAGCCCGTCCAATTACTTAAAATTGTTGACACAAAAGAAGTTTTTAATTCTCTTTTGACACACTTTTTCAGATTTAAGCTGAGCTCTCCTAAACAAGTTTTATAAGTTCAAAATATTTCCTCTACACCATGGTATCACTCAAAACCATCCAACCCTACGCGCCAGCCGTACTTCGTATCAGCATAAGTCTCGTCTTTCTCTGGTTTGGTCTTAATCAACTCATTCTTCCAGATAATTTCATGGGTTATCTTCCAGATTTCCTTCTCCAATTAGATTATGCAAAAACGCTAATCTACTTCAACGGTGCAGCAGAAGTAATTTTAGGAACCATGCTTCTTATTGGCTTTCTCGTACGTCCAGTAGCACTTTTACTTGCTCTTCACTTACTCACTATTGCAATAGGGTTAGGCTATAATGATATTATGATTCGTGATCTTGGCCTAACACTCGCAACAGTTTCAATCTTTTTAGGAGGTGCAGATATATGGACAATAGACAGTCGACGAAAAAATCGTTTGTAAATATAGTTAGTATAATACTTGTAAGCTTAGTATTAGTACTTGCAGTGGGGTGTGAATCCAAATCTCAACCAGTACCGCAAGTAACACAACCAGTGCCGTATGGTGAACCAGCGCCATTTGATGGGCCTGCAGAAACGAATGTTGTCAATGCAGATGATTCAATGGAAAACATGGAAGAAGAATCTCAACCAGTTCCAACAACATCTTCAGCTCCAACTCCTGGTGCAACAACCTTTCTGATAACCGGAGAAAACTTCAAGTTTGTTATGGATGGGAAAGATGCTCCAGAACTTCGTGTCAAAGAAGGTGATACAGTACGTATCGAATTTAGCTCAACCGATGGTTTTCATGATTGGGTAGTAGATGAATTTGATGCTCATACACAAAAAGTTCGACCTGGAACACCAACTTCAGTAGAATTTGTCGCTAGCAAGAAAGGCACATTTGAATATTATTGCAGTGTTGGCAGCCATCGTCAACAAGGCATGAAAGGCAAACTTATCGTTGAATAATTTTTTTCTTATTTCTATTTTTTACGCAGTATCAATTCGTCGTATTGATTCCATTTCTTTATACTTCAGTTGGATTTTTTGACCGGTTTTTTCATGTTGTAACCAAATTGTTTTGTACAAACCATTTACGATGTAAACTTCCCCTTTATACATCACTTTGTCACCTTTGTTATATGTTGTTGGTCGAAACAGAATCGTAACGCGATATAACTCTTTATCTCCACGCATGGTATGAAGTTTTGCGCTAGATTTAATCTCGCCGCCAAACTTTTCTTGAAGTTTTTTACCTAGCCCTTTAGTATAATTATTATCTGAAAGATAAAAGTCAAGACCCCCTTTTACTTCCATTACTTTGGCAACTTTAATTCCGCCGCGCAGTAGTTCATCTTCTACAAAATCTACAACATCTTGTTCGACGTCTCGTAATTGAAGAATACCTTCAAAGTAAAGTCCATGTTTATCAATTGGATTTCGTACCATTGTAAGTTTTAGAGGCAAGATTGCTTTTATTAATGATTTAATACTAAAAAGTGGTGAAACTTTTATAAAATGTCTGCTTCTTTAAGCTATTATGGCTATAACTGTCGTTTCTCAATACAGTTCTATCGCAGGGCCATGTCAAGAGAAGCCTAATGGATTAATAAA is part of the Candidatus Woesearchaeota archaeon genome and encodes:
- a CDS encoding cupredoxin domain-containing protein — translated: MDNRQSTKKSFVNIVSIILVSLVLVLAVGCESKSQPVPQVTQPVPYGEPAPFDGPAETNVVNADDSMENMEEESQPVPTTSSAPTPGATTFLITGENFKFVMDGKDAPELRVKEGDTVRIEFSSTDGFHDWVVDEFDAHTQKVRPGTPTSVEFVASKKGTFEYYCSVGSHRQQGMKGKLIVE
- a CDS encoding DoxX family membrane protein, which encodes MVSLKTIQPYAPAVLRISISLVFLWFGLNQLILPDNFMGYLPDFLLQLDYAKTLIYFNGAAEVILGTMLLIGFLVRPVALLLALHLLTIAIGLGYNDIMIRDLGLTLATVSIFLGGADIWTIDSRRKNRL